The Lolium rigidum isolate FL_2022 chromosome 2, APGP_CSIRO_Lrig_0.1, whole genome shotgun sequence genomic interval TTCAGATTAGGCAGTTCAGACAGACATCACAAGGGTTCCTAGCTGCTGTCACCGGTGGTTACTGAAGCTTCCAACAAGAATACTAAGAAGGTTGAAAGGTTCAGAAGATGAGGGTTATGAGTAGTTCAGTTGGGAGGTTGTAAACTTGTAATATATGGACAACAGGTGATGTTTTCTGGTTGATTGACTGGTAGTCTAGTAGAGTGTGTGTGCTGGGATCCTGGAGGTCGTCCAGACCCTGCAGATGTGGAGGTGACTCAAAACTTGGATGTGGTATTATCACTTTATCAGTTCAACTCTATGAAAGATACTGTGGGCAGTGAGCTCCTTTAATCAGAAGAATAAACATGAGAGCAACCATTTTTGTGCTAGCACATTGTGTGGGTGAGGGTAGGGGTGATCATTGCCATAATTTGTTAATTGTAACTTCGTTGGTATCCACCAAAGGTTGAACTACTACCGTACCTTGGTGGTTTGCTGTAGAAAAAACGAGGTTGAATTAGGCCATCACAAACAGTCCCTGTGAGAAGGGACACCAAATTACAATTGTAATCTCCAACATGGTAGTCCTATTCCCTGTGAGAAGCGACAAATCAGAGAGACAGTCATAAGAGGTAAACCTAGACCTAACAACTAATAACCTTAGCCACAACTAAGCATGGATTACCATTTCTGACTTAGAAAGGGCATGTTGTTTGACAAACATAATTTAGCCTTCCACATTCATATCTTGAACAACTATACAATGCCAAAATCGAACCAAACAACAACTCCATTCACATAATCCCACCAAACCCTACATACAGACAAAGAGCCGCAAAATCACCACGGTCTATACACTGCCAAAATCCACATAAGAAAAGAAATGGTATCATTAAACTTCTGGTTGGTAACCACTCACCTAAAGCTAAGTCCCACAGCTCCGccatcaaacaaaaaaaaaagatcctTCTCAAACAGCTCATGCCTCAGACCCATCCTTCCTCGAAAGCTAAACAGCAAACCACATTTGGATCCACTATTTCACATTCATATTAACTGTAACTTCGTGGGGATCCACTACAGTTTCGTGAGCTACTACCATACCTTGGTGGTTTGCTGTAGAAAAAACGAGGTTGAATCAGACCATCACAAACAGTCCAACAGCATATATTCACACCAAATTACAATTGTAATCTCCAACATGGTAGTCCTATTCCCTGTGAGAAGGGATAAATCAGAGAGACAATCATAAGAGGTAACCATTAGGCCTAACAACTAAAAACCTTAGCCACAACTAAGCATGGATTGTGATTTATGACATCCAAATGTGGCTGACCTAGAAAAGGCCATGTTGTTTGAAAAACATAATCTAGCCTTTCACATTCATATTTTGAACAGCTATACAGTGCCAAAAGTGAACCAAATAACAATTCCATTCACATAATCCCATGAAACCCCTACATACAGACAAAGAGCCGGAAAATAAACATGGTAAAATCCACATTAAAAAAACAAATGGTATCACTAAAATCTTCGGGTTGGTTACCACTCACCTAAACCTAAGTCCCACAGCTCCGCCATCAAACAAAAATTTCCTTCTCAAACAGCTCATGCTCAGACCCCATCTTTCCTCCAAGGTTAGGACACAAAATGTATCAACTTAGCAGCAACAGACCATTCGAGAAAAATCATAATAGCAGTCACCTTTTTCATGTCATTGTGAACATCACTGACTCACAGCAATGATTATAAAATGATCATTCTTCAGAGATCACAAACTCTTGCCTCTCTCCCGATAACCTTCATATATATCTCAGCCTTGCCCTCGGGCTTTAGTTGATAGTGAATCCAGATTAACACATGAAACTCTTCCAAGTTCCTGTTGATGGCATTCAGCGCATTAGGGTAATCTTCTTGATGGAATCCAAACCAAGTGCGCTGCCATTTTGCACAAGCAGATTCGGTACAGTCACCACGGATACCCTGCTTCTTGAGTGCAGGTTCACGTCCTCTGCCTCGACAGTGCGGCATCAACGAGCCGCTCCTTGAACTCATCGTCGCTGATGGTGAGCATGTCCTTTATCGACATCTGAACGCCCCTGACCCTCAAGGTCTCGTACCTGGGCCTGATCCTCCCCTCCAAGCTGAACGCGAAGTAGTGCGGGAACTCGGTGAGCTCTGTGGCCGGATCCTTGCCCatgccatcggcgaggaacttgaGCTTGGGCGTGAGGTTGGTCTCGATGCCGTAGGAGAGGATGGCGGGGGCGCGGCGAATAATGGTGCAGACGGCGGGGTCAGGGAGCCCCGTGGCTTCGCCGAGGAACAGGAGCTTGGGGAGGAGGGTGCGGTCGACGGAGAAGGcgaggagcagggcggcggcgagcgggagCGGTCTCCGGCGCAGGGAGATGCGGTGGCGAAGGAAGTGGAGCGCGGGGCTGAGGGTGTCCGGGATGGACGCGGCGAGGAGGCGAGGGGAGCGGACCACCGCGGCGCGGAGGAGCGGAGGGggcagcggcgcggcggcggagaggaagcGCAGGGACTCCTCCGGGGGAGAGGTGAGGAGCGCCGGGAAGGCCGCGAAGACGCGGGAGGCGTCGCCCGCGGAGAGCCCGtgcgagaggaggaggcggagggagtCGTGGAGGAGCGGGAGCGGCGCCGAGCGGAGCTCTGGGTGTAGGGCGAGGAGCGGGAATGGGTCAAGGTGGAGCTCGGCCGATAGAAAGTGGAGCTTGCGGCGGaactccacgccgccgccgccgccgacgccgacggcggcggcggcacggcgggCGGGCGGGGTCGGGGTTGGGGTGGGAGGTGGAGGCAGAGGCGGAAGGCTCGTGTGGGCAAGCATGACGGCGCCGGAGTTGGGGTTTTGGGGAGGCTGCTCGGTTTATCCACTGCACAACTCTGCTGACCGGGGAGGCGATAACGAAGCTTACAGTTTACAAGG includes:
- the LOC124690442 gene encoding transcription termination factor MTEF1, chloroplastic-like yields the protein GGGGGVEFRRKLHFLSAELHLDPFPLLALHPELRSAPLPLLHDSLRLLLSHGLSAGDASRVFAAFPALLTSPPEESLRFLSAAAPLPPPLLRAAVVRSPRLLAASIPDTLSPALHFLRHRISLRRRPLPLAAALLLAFSVDRTLLPKLLFLGEATGLPDPAVCTIIRRAPAILSYGIETNLTPKLKFLADGMGKDPATELTEFPHYFAFSLEGRIRPRYETLRVRGVQMSIKDMLTISDDEFKERLVDAALSRQRT